Proteins co-encoded in one Apis mellifera strain DH4 linkage group LG15, Amel_HAv3.1, whole genome shotgun sequence genomic window:
- the LOC410614 gene encoding tubulin alpha chain, translated as MDGSSEIITIFIGQAGTQLANACWELFCLEHGISPNGCLRQGYYPTDPTMCAFFSESQVRKLTPRTMIIDLEPSVIDEIKTGDYKQLFSPDSLVTGKQDASNNYARGYHSIGREAIPLVLSRISKIWEACSKPAGFIVFRSISGGTGSGFASLLLQQLSADYPKTITLDFVIYPSPNISAVIVEPYNALFSTHASLDHVDCSFLVDNEALYNICASNLDVNDPTFTNLNRLLAQITSSITASMRFEGAVNVSLQELQTNLVPYPRIHFSLTTYAPLISPRRGLYAEITTQRITNDCFIPSNQMLSIDPRTGAYTSCCLLYRGDVSANDVNRTIASLKGAKSIRFVTWAPTGFKVGINYQPTTTVPGGDLAKSNRTVVMISNNTAMRHRWSMLTRKYDLMYQKRAFFHHYIGEGMEEDFFKEAREDMMTLINDYKEIEK; from the exons ATGGATGGATCAagtgaaataataacaattttcataGGGCAGGCTGGCACCCAATTAGCAAACGCCTGTTGGGAATTATTCTGTCTGGAACACGGCATATCTCCCAATGGCTGTCTTCGCCAAGGTTATTACCCAACGGATCCTACTATGTGCGCCTTCTTTTCAGAATCGCAA gtaaGAAAACTGACCCCTCGAACGATGATCATTGATCTGGAGCCAAGCGTGATCGACGAGATTAAAACGGGCGACTACAAGCAACTGTTCAGCCCGGACTCGTTGGTCACCGGAAAACAGGACGCGTCCAACAATTACGCGAGGGGTTACCACAGCATCGGTAGAGAGGCGATTCCCCTCGTATTGAGCCGTATCTCCAAGATATGGGAAGCGTGCTCGAAGCCAGCTGGATTCATCGTATTCag ATCGATAAGCGGTGGTACCGGAAGCGGTTTTGCCTCCTTGCTGCTTCAACAATTATCGGCGGATTATCCGAAAACGATCACCCtcgattttgttatttatccgTCCCCCAACATATCCGCAGTCATCGTGGAACCGTACAACGCGTTATTCTCCACCCATGCTTCGTTGGATCACGTGGACTGTTCCTTCCTCGTCGACAACGAAGCCCTGTACAACATTTGTGCCAG CAATTTGGACGTAAACGATCCAACTTTCACCAATTTAAATCGACTGTTGGCTCAAATCACATCCAGCATCACGGCTTCGATGAGGTTCGAGGGGGCTGTGAACGTTAGCCTCCAAGAATTGCAAACTAATCTGGTACCTTATCCAAGAATTCATTTCTCCTTGACTACGTACGCCCCCCTCATCTCTCCCAGAAGGGGATTGTACGCTGAAATCACCACCCAGAGGATCACCAACGATTGTTTCATACCTTCGAATCAG atgttGTCGATCGATCCACGCACCGGAGCTTACACCAGTTGTTGTTTACTCTATCGTGGAGATGTGTCCGCAAATGACGTTAACAGAACGATCGCGTCACTGAAAGGGGCAAAGTCTATTCGTTTCGTCACTTGGGCTCCGACCGGGTTCAAA GTAGGTATTAATTATCAGCCAACCACGACCGTCCCTGGCGGTGATCTGGCAAAATCGAACAGGACAGTGGTGATGATCAGCAACAACACAGCTATGAGACACAGATGGTCGATGCTCACCCGGAAGTACGACTTGATGTACCAGAAAAGAGCTTTCTTTCATCATTACATAGGGGAGGGCATGGAGGAGGATTTTTTCAAAGAGGCGCGGGAGGACATGATGACTCTGATCAATGATTACAAAGAGATAGAGAAATGA
- the LOC102656905 gene encoding nuclear receptor-binding factor 2 — protein sequence METSILNAAHEKQRRADALLQEGRFEEAAECHETVASLLEEAHVQLESNFFNLKTSRLSSQPPPFTPFTPPFVISSFQSFITLESLALQCDYHKRQAAVVRMKQAQYEEYKATLENQRKEILSKQVSKQVEKDTSEFTSDKFDGSLRQAIYRTIEEQDSLLTLISLPNSEEKAFKYPKDASTVIEELKTANCQLRCLVGSLLNQLEAKEEEVRQLTEQLHAANLNDESRLDNALRLAPLPPLTPLEMPLFDFTST from the exons ATGGAGACTTCAATCCTAAACGCG GCACACGAAAAACAAAGAAGAGCAGATGCATTGTTGCAAGAAGGTCGTTTCGAAGAAGCAGCCGAGTGTCACGAAACAGTAGCCAGTCTCTTAGAAGAAGCACATGTACAACtcgaatctaatttttttaatttgaaaacttCCCGTTTATCTAGTCAACCACCACCATTCACACCATTTACACCACCATTTGTAATCTCTTCTTTTCAATCGTTTATTACTTTGGAATCCCTTGCTCTTCAATGTGATTATCACAAAAGACAAGCTGCTGTAGTTAG AATGAAACAAGCTCAATACGAAGAGTACAAAGCCACATTGGAAAaccaaagaaaagaaattcttagCAAACAAGTATCTAAACAAGTTGAAAAGGATACATCTGAATTTACAAGTGATAAATTTGATGGATCTCTACGGCAAGCTATATATAGAACAATCGAAGAGCAGGACAGCCTTTTGACTTTAATCTCATTACCTAATAGCGAAGAAAAAGCTTTTAAATATCCAAAGGATGCTAGTACTGTTATCGAGGAATTGAAAACAGCTAATTGCCAATTGCGTTGTCTAGTTGGTAGTTTGCTAAACCAACTGGAggcaaaagaagaagaagtgagACAATTGACCGAACAACTTCACGCCGCTAACCTTAATGATGAAAGTAGATTAGACAATGCTTTAAGGCTTGCACCTCTGCCACCTTTAACTCCTCTAGAAATGCCTCTCTTTGACTTCACGTCGACATAA